The Medicago truncatula cultivar Jemalong A17 chromosome 7, MtrunA17r5.0-ANR, whole genome shotgun sequence genome includes the window agtagtgcctgaaaattttatagggactaaaagttaaaggagaattttagagggactaaaacgaaaagttggtatatttatagcgaccaaaaacatatttatccctttaaattttatttaattatatttaggtatacaatcttaattaatttacactgtagggcttgtaacaattaaaatttcacatcaaattcaactcatcatatacgttcataaattttgttccattccaaaacctagaacacacataacgtgcaatttcttcttcattcttcttttcatcttgattgttcaattctctCGTTTCAGAACTGCCGCcgtttccaattatcgtgagaatcgTTGCCATCCGTTAGATTCCAGACATCGTGATCGAGATCGCCATTGTTTCCAAAAGTTATATCCACGAATTAATATTCACCTTAATTATGAAATTCACGTTTGTATTAgcattatatattatttatttatttcattttgtctTCTATTCCATAACTTTAATCGACCTCACACCGTGTTCACAATCTCAACAAATGTTAATTTCGGCAACACAAAATACACCAGGaacaaaaacaatataacaacacaatataatgatttgaataaaacaaattccaaaagtaaatttaataatcaatattgtaccaaaaataaaattaataatcaacgCATTGAAGATCCATTTATCTTAATCAAACGCAAAACATATgtgataaaatacaattttatataatctcaaacaactcaatcaaactcaaaactcaaataaaaatggaagcaTCATTGGAATTCATGCCAAAGTTGAAAGTCACCACTGTCGCATTATAAGTGTGAAACGGTTGCAATCAAGTCACGATAGTAGtcagaaagaaatgaaaatgaaaaatcaaatcaagaagaaaaatcaagtcacgatacctgatgTGATTATGAAAACAACACCGATTCTCACAATGTCTGGAATCTAAAGGACAACGAcgattctcacgataattggaaatgACGGCAATTCTAGAATGagagaattgaacaatcaagatgggaataagaatgaagaagaaattgcacgttatgtgtgttctaggttttggaatggaacaaaatttatgaacgtatgtggggtgtgtttggtaaatataagctataagctagctgaaatctgaaaagctagcttatagctgatgtcTTATAACTGATAGTTTATAGCTGAAAAGAtggtttattaaaattgaagtgttAGGTAAAATTAGATattgaagtggctgataagtataaatgacataaaatgacatgttatatatatatatatatatatttttttttctaatgtatttattttttaatattttaatttatggttaactatgttttgaatccctataaatattcaaacttttggttttagtctccaaTAAAATTCcaccgacaattttgatctctgcttattttttattttttttttgtacaaaagagggcaaaAGTTCATTGATCTCGActtttatgaatcccaaaaataagaggaaagtggaaaaaaatgtaagcaagaatatataaaattttacaacgtaccgtaggctagttatagttaaatatacaacatttcttttaagaaatatatataaagcgttcattaaaaatacaataaagcATGGtggttttttttcaaaggagaaaatGTGGcaattgttttattaaaaaataagctatgGACTTGGCCGTTATTTTTTAAGCCATGaacatgttttattaaaaaataattaaattaaattaatagggttaaaattggaaggaaatatataaaaactaccaggtataagctcaaaagctacttgaaataaaGTATGAAAAAGCTTGCTGAtttaaattaaagtgtttggtaaaattagcttttttttgttttttggttacatGGTAAAATTAGCTTTTGAAGTTACTAATAAACACAAAATGACTTAAAAGTAcatatatgtttaatttataaaaaaaaattactttttttaaccataaataatTTAACTAAGAAATTatcttaataattttaatttatttcaaattatttttatggaaaattatttctttgattTATATTGGTAAATatgttcaaagaaaaaaagaatgataaatatttatagatattttttttaaggaacaaataaatatttagatATGAATTTAATAGAAAGTAAccgtgtaaaaaaaaaaccaaatctAGAACAATATTTCAACCAACAGGAacactaatttaattttttttttaaaaaaaataaaataaaattgatatggAATACTGCTATTTCGTGTTTCCCGTAGAAATCCCTTCGTGGGATTTAGCATTAATCATAAACCAATGTAAAACAAACtgctgcaaaaaaaaattaagcactaCGTGGGAAGTTTTTCCCTTTTACGTgggtagtttttttaataaaaaataatattaaaggttaaaagtgtaataaaatgtaaaaagctACAGAttataagctcaaaagctacttatattagcttcttaaaaaaagctataagctagtgagaaaagctttttaccaaacacatctcatTCTATCaaaactagcttataagctagtccaacaagctataagctagctttttatgttaccaaacacatctcatTCTATCaaaactagcttataagctagtccaacaagctataagttAGCTTTTTATGTTATCAAACACAACCATAtatatcaaaacaagcttataagctagtccaacaagctataagctatcttATTCGTGTTATCAAACACTGCCATGatgggttgaatttgatgtaaaattttaattgttacaagcttatagtgtaaattaattaagattgtttacataaatataattaaatacaaattaaaagttaccttattaaacttgatttttttatagaaaaaattgactaatttatttgacatttaatgttacatttgtatattacattttgattgattgatatctTAAAGGAATAAATACCCTATAAACAAAAGAGGGTAATGTAGAAAAAACctcaaatttaatttgtatcaACGTGTGAGTGTTGTGTCTTGTGTATGTCTCATAGCTTATAATTTGAGCTAATTATATTGGAAAAAGTAGTTAAACAGTGCAGAGTTAAATTTGAACGTAAATGGAGGGGTAGATGCTAATTCCTTCATTGGGGCCCTCACACAACCAATAATGATGCCTCATTCAAAGCTTGCAATCATTTTCTCCTGTAATGAATTGGCGTGTGAGAATGAGAATGAGAGTGATTGACGAGGTCACAGAATATCATTATAAAGGTTTTCAATGGTCATTCATTAGATCTCAAGAAAAAGAGTATGAACTTGATCAAATATTTAGTTTCAAATTTCTTTGGTTCAAAAATATGGATGctcttttttcttatttggGATTTGATTGTGGGAATTCAATCTGCTGCTACTGTGACATCTCATCAACTTCAAATGGAAGCAAATGCTATATTGAATAGTGGATGGGTGAACATAGACAATATGGTTCCTGACTACAATATATCTAATCGTTGTAATTGGCCTGATATAACTTGCAACGAAGTAGGAAGCATAAAAGCAATCAACATAGACAATATGATGCCTCGCTATACAGGGACGGTGCTATTTGAAAGACTCAACTTGTCTACTTTTCGCAATTTAGAAAGTCTTGTTGTCATTGGACATCATCTTCCAAAgacaattttaaaagaaatttgtcTTCTCTCCAAGCTCACTCATCTTCAACTATCTAGGAATTATCTTGAAAGTCAGGTACCTCATTCACTGGGAAATCTCTCAAAGCTCACTCATCTTAATCTGTCTAACAATATTCTTGTAGGTAAGCTACCTCCTTCAATAGAAAATCTCTCCAAGCTCACTCATCTTGATTTGTCTGCCAATTCTCTTAAAGGCCAGGTACCTCCTTCAATAGAAAACCTTAGACAATTAAACTACCTAAACATCTCTTTTAACTTTATTCAAGGTTCCATCCCTCCTGAATTGTGGTTGCTAAAAAATCTCACTTGCTTATATCTATCTAACAATAGATTCAAAGGTGAGATACCTTCTTCCCTAGGAAATCTCAAACAATTACAGGTGTTAGACATCTCTCACAACAACATTCAAGGTTCCATTCCTCTTGAGTTGGGGTTCTTGGAATATCTCTCTTCATTAGATCTATCTCACAATAGACTTAATGGTAACCTGcctatttttctttcaaatcttACACAATTACAATACCTTGACATTTCCCATAATTTACTCATCGGTACGCTTCCTTCCAATTGGTTTCCATTTAATAATTATCTACTTTCCATGGACCTCAGTCACAACCTCATTAGTGGTAAAATCCCTTCTCATATTGAAGATGTTTattacaaacttaatttaagcAATAATAATCTCTCTGGAACAATTCCCCAATCTCTCTGTAATTTCTATTATTATGTGGACATTTCATACAATTGTTTGGAGGATCCCATTCCAAATTGTCTTCAGCCAAGTAACAAGGAAAATAATAATCTCACTGTAATATCTTTTAACCAATTCCATCCTTGGCCAAtacacaagaaaaataaaaaattaaagcacATTGTTGTCATTGTTCTTCCGATCCTTATTCTTCTAGTCCTAGTCTTCTCACTTCTCATATgcttgaatcttcatcataatTTTCGTAACAAGTTGGATGGaaactcaacaaaaacaaagaatggAGATATGTTTTGTATATGGAATTATGATGGGAAGATAGCATATGATGACATCGTTAGAGCAACGGAAGACTTCGACATGAGATATTGCATTGGAACAGGAGCATATGGAAGTGTTTACAAGGCACAATTACCAAGTGGCAAGGTTGTTGCCTTAAAGAAACTTCACGGCTATGAAGCAGAGGTTCCATCTTTTGATGAGAGTTTCAGAAATGAAGTGAAAATATTATCAGAAATAAAGCACCGACATATTGTGAAGCTTTATGGATTCTGCTTGCACAAAAGAATCATGTTTTTGATCTATCAATACATGGAGAAAGGAAGCTTGTTCTCTGTCTTGTATGATGATGTAGAAGCCGTGGAATTCAAGTGGAGAAAAAGGGTTAACACTATTAAAGGAGTTGCATTTGCTCTTTCATATCTTCATCATGATTGCACTGCTCCAATCATGCATAGAGATGTATCTAGTAGCAATATATTGCTAAACTATGAGTGGCAGGCTAGTGTTTGTGACTTTGGCACAGCTCGACTCCTTCAATATAATTCATCCAATCGAACTATAGTTGCTGGAACTATTGGATATATAGCTCCTGGTAAATttcaatatgatattttttcttttcttgttctgtttttttctcttcatttttataTGATGCACAACATGCATATTCATAATCCACATAAGTAACATACATGTTAATTAGTTTTTCATGCCAAAtagtaattttcaattattttcttttgattcttttaaatactcatgttttttttatcaatgcaGAGCTTGCTTATACAATGGCTGTGAATGAAAAGTGTGATGTATATAGTTTTGGTGTAGTGGCACTTGAAGCTTTAGTTGGAAGGCACCCTGAGGATATATTGTCATCACTTCAATCAAATTCGACACAAAGTGTCAAACTATGTCAAGTATTAGACCAGCGTCTTCCACTTCCAAATAACGATGTAGTTATACGTGACATAATTCATGTTGCCGTGGTTGCATTTGCATGCTTAAATATCAATCCTCGTTCTCGACCAACAATGAAACGTGTGTCACAAAGTTTTGTCACGGAGCTCACACCATTAAGCATTCCTTTGAGTGAAATTTCAGTGCAACAACTCATGAGTCAAGAACTGAAAGGATTATTTTATATTGGGAACCCCTGAAAGAAAAACTTCATAATGAATTAATTTGGGTGTGTTATTATTCAATGTTGACAAATGCTGTAAAATTTTGTTGTTCAGATATCTCAAATATATGTTTAAATGTCTTCATGTTTtctgattttgaataaaatagaaCTACTTTTGGTTccattaattattatgttaatgtaaatatgtaattaaaaaataaaggtatTGCAATTACTTCAATCAAAATCTACA containing:
- the LOC25497453 gene encoding MDIS1-interacting receptor like kinase 2: MLFFLIWDLIVGIQSAATVTSHQLQMEANAILNSGWVNIDNMVPDYNISNRCNWPDITCNEVGSIKAINIDNMMPRYTGTVLFERLNLSTFRNLESLVVIGHHLPKTILKEICLLSKLTHLQLSRNYLESQVPHSLGNLSKLTHLNLSNNILVGKLPPSIENLSKLTHLDLSANSLKGQVPPSIENLRQLNYLNISFNFIQGSIPPELWLLKNLTCLYLSNNRFKGEIPSSLGNLKQLQVLDISHNNIQGSIPLELGFLEYLSSLDLSHNRLNGNLPIFLSNLTQLQYLDISHNLLIGTLPSNWFPFNNYLLSMDLSHNLISGKIPSHIEDVYYKLNLSNNNLSGTIPQSLCNFYYYVDISYNCLEDPIPNCLQPSNKENNNLTVISFNQFHPWPIHKKNKKLKHIVVIVLPILILLVLVFSLLICLNLHHNFRNKLDGNSTKTKNGDMFCIWNYDGKIAYDDIVRATEDFDMRYCIGTGAYGSVYKAQLPSGKVVALKKLHGYEAEVPSFDESFRNEVKILSEIKHRHIVKLYGFCLHKRIMFLIYQYMEKGSLFSVLYDDVEAVEFKWRKRVNTIKGVAFALSYLHHDCTAPIMHRDVSSSNILLNYEWQASVCDFGTARLLQYNSSNRTIVAGTIGYIAPELAYTMAVNEKCDVYSFGVVALEALVGRHPEDILSSLQSNSTQSVKLCQVLDQRLPLPNNDVVIRDIIHVAVVAFACLNINPRSRPTMKRVSQSFVTELTPLSIPLSEISVQQLMSQELKGLFYIGNP